Proteins encoded by one window of Leptospira neocaledonica:
- a CDS encoding peroxiredoxin — protein sequence MSDSWEGKKLPEVSLSSSAGNTVNLPKDSSGSWTLLYFYPKDDTPGCTKQACSYRDNLEKFTQAGAKVYGISSDSLDSHQQFIDKFNLSFPLLSDPKQSLSGPLGVYGDQEWQGRVFKGLSRDSFLVGPDGTIRKVWRKVDPTKTVAETLEAILKEAGA from the coding sequence ATGTCCGACTCGTGGGAAGGCAAAAAATTACCGGAAGTAAGTTTATCTAGCTCCGCAGGAAACACCGTAAATCTACCGAAAGACTCAAGCGGTTCTTGGACCTTGTTGTATTTTTATCCGAAAGACGATACCCCAGGTTGTACAAAACAAGCCTGCTCTTATCGAGACAATCTGGAAAAGTTTACGCAAGCCGGAGCAAAGGTGTATGGGATCAGTTCAGATTCATTGGATAGTCATCAACAATTTATTGATAAGTTCAATTTAAGTTTTCCTCTTCTATCCGATCCGAAACAAAGTTTAAGCGGTCCTTTAGGAGTTTATGGAGACCAAGAATGGCAAGGCAGAGTGTTCAAGGGACTTTCTAGAGATAGCTTTTTGGTGGGACCCGATGGAACCATCCGCAAAGTATGGAGAAAAGTGGATCCCACTAAAACTGTTGCTGAAACTTTAGAGGCGATCTTAAAAGAGGCCGGTGCCTAA
- a CDS encoding M61 family metallopeptidase has product MIVKYTLDTYQPHRHLLKVEMEVHPDKQETFLCIPNWSPGSYKIRDYSKSIHQVQFTQSKPGWNIEQTDLDTWKVSSKGETFKISYIVYGFEHTVRTNYFTSDFILVHPPATFLYPKDRIDLEPELSWKNLSPFRFCYTGLKKKEGSKQTWKAKNFDEFFDSPILLTNEKQTSFNIEGCEFDLVILGDIETKDKKKISKDLATVVETQIKLMAGTENKYYLFVLDMSDNLYGGLEHLNCSINQFDPNGWSNPDNYRTLLELLSHEYFHHWNVKRIRPIALGPFDYQKPNLTKELWIAEGITSFFDAYFLLLCGSYSPQQYLNKLWKDIQELEESLGESWMSLEDSSFTAWTKYYNRPFDPNFSNTGISYYTKGAILSLSMHLYILKETKGKKSLVDIMVALNKQYHQEKKRGFTKAEFFQTAKKVTGLDLKLEFDAYIVEPKRIPIETYLHLIGVERTASKPKIESGFRVKEERGRMIVSKILLSKSVKETDINLGDEWIALDDKRILPGNFKELLNQYQPGKKADLLLSRRGKILKRKIKFDSSPSANELWLDEKAEAPNKELREVFLNLGKDPAISKTSPKKTKSK; this is encoded by the coding sequence GTGATCGTAAAATACACTCTAGATACATACCAACCGCATAGACATTTATTAAAGGTGGAAATGGAAGTCCACCCAGACAAACAGGAAACATTTCTTTGTATTCCGAATTGGTCTCCAGGTTCTTATAAGATCCGAGATTATTCCAAATCTATCCATCAAGTCCAATTTACACAATCCAAACCGGGATGGAATATCGAACAAACCGATCTTGACACTTGGAAGGTTTCCTCCAAGGGAGAAACATTCAAAATTTCTTATATAGTTTACGGATTCGAACATACCGTTCGAACCAATTATTTTACGAGCGATTTTATTTTAGTCCATCCTCCTGCAACATTCTTGTATCCTAAAGATCGGATCGATCTGGAACCTGAGTTAAGTTGGAAGAATCTTTCTCCTTTTCGTTTTTGTTATACTGGATTGAAGAAAAAAGAAGGTTCTAAACAAACTTGGAAGGCAAAAAATTTCGACGAATTTTTTGACTCACCTATTCTTCTTACAAACGAAAAACAAACCTCTTTTAATATAGAAGGCTGTGAGTTTGATCTAGTCATCCTAGGAGATATTGAAACAAAAGATAAGAAGAAAATCTCCAAGGATCTGGCAACCGTCGTGGAAACCCAGATCAAACTTATGGCTGGAACGGAAAATAAATATTATCTATTTGTTTTAGACATGAGCGATAATCTGTATGGGGGATTGGAACATCTCAATTGTAGCATCAACCAATTCGACCCGAACGGATGGTCTAATCCGGATAATTATAGAACTCTTTTAGAACTTTTATCTCATGAATATTTCCATCATTGGAATGTGAAAAGAATTCGTCCGATCGCACTCGGACCTTTCGATTACCAAAAGCCGAATTTAACAAAAGAATTATGGATCGCAGAAGGTATCACAAGTTTTTTCGATGCATACTTTCTGCTTCTTTGCGGATCTTATTCTCCCCAGCAATACCTGAACAAACTTTGGAAGGATATACAAGAATTGGAAGAATCTCTGGGTGAATCCTGGATGAGTTTAGAAGATTCCAGTTTTACCGCTTGGACTAAATATTATAATCGTCCATTCGATCCGAATTTTTCGAATACAGGGATCTCTTATTATACAAAAGGTGCCATTCTATCCTTAAGTATGCATCTTTATATCCTGAAAGAAACCAAAGGCAAAAAATCCTTGGTGGATATCATGGTTGCATTGAACAAACAATATCATCAGGAAAAAAAAAGAGGTTTCACCAAGGCTGAATTTTTTCAAACAGCGAAGAAGGTTACAGGTCTTGATCTGAAACTGGAATTCGATGCCTATATTGTGGAACCGAAACGTATTCCTATCGAAACATATTTACATTTGATCGGCGTGGAAAGAACTGCTTCTAAGCCGAAGATAGAGTCTGGATTTAGAGTAAAAGAAGAAAGAGGAAGAATGATCGTAAGTAAAATTCTTCTCTCTAAATCCGTAAAAGAAACGGATATCAATCTTGGTGACGAATGGATCGCATTGGATGATAAGAGAATTCTTCCAGGGAATTTTAAAGAATTATTAAATCAGTACCAACCTGGGAAAAAGGCGGACCTTCTTCTTTCCAGAAGAGGAAAGATCTTAAAAAGAAAAATCAAATTCGATTCTTCTCCTTCTGCAAACGAACTTTGGCTGGATGAAAAAGCGGAAGCTCCAAACAAAGAATTGAGAGAAGTATTTTTGAATCTGGGAAAAGATCCTGCGATTTCGAAAACTTCCCCCAAAAAAACTAAATCGAAGTAA
- a CDS encoding SDR family NAD(P)-dependent oxidoreductase: MFTILITGGSGGLGRALVSELGNLGYKILNWDLVSPDKLHPNETFQKIDLTSSDELENACKNLKSTASPIRGFVHCAGYGGPYHKITEVHLEEWDRIFAINLRSAFQITKSLLPIFSAQTFGRFVYIASSLSVQGSALSVAYSSSKHGIIGFMKSIAAEWGEKGITSNAVSPGYMETKMGIQEDQVDDHRKKIIEMTPVKKIASPEEIARVVSFLISSESGYINGANWTVDGGITSI, from the coding sequence ATGTTTACAATTTTAATCACTGGAGGAAGTGGGGGTCTTGGCCGAGCTCTTGTTTCCGAATTAGGAAATTTAGGATATAAGATCCTAAATTGGGATCTGGTTTCTCCGGACAAACTTCATCCGAACGAAACATTCCAAAAAATAGATCTCACATCTTCCGATGAATTGGAAAATGCCTGTAAAAATCTGAAATCTACGGCTTCTCCTATCCGTGGATTTGTACATTGTGCAGGTTACGGCGGTCCTTATCATAAAATTACGGAAGTCCATTTGGAAGAATGGGACAGGATCTTTGCCATCAATCTCCGCTCCGCTTTTCAAATTACAAAATCGTTACTTCCTATATTCAGCGCTCAAACGTTCGGAAGATTTGTTTATATAGCTTCTTCTTTGTCGGTACAAGGAAGCGCATTGTCTGTGGCATATTCCTCTTCCAAACATGGGATCATAGGTTTTATGAAATCGATCGCTGCAGAATGGGGAGAAAAAGGGATCACCTCTAACGCAGTAAGTCCAGGTTATATGGAAACAAAGATGGGCATCCAAGAAGACCAGGTGGATGATCATCGCAAAAAGATAATAGAGATGACACCGGTAAAGAAGATCGCTTCTCCGGAAGAAATTGCAAGAGTTGTATCTTTTTTAATTTCTTCCGAATCAGGTTATATTAACGGTGCAAATTGGACTGTGGATGGCGGAATTACTTCGATTTAG
- the argB gene encoding acetylglutamate kinase: MEHSFERVNNILEALPYITKYSGKTVVIKYGGAAMAKADLKESFAKDIVLLKYVGIHPVIVHGGGPEINRLLESLNIPTEFVHGHRVTNEETMDVVEMVLTGKVNKQIVSMINKESGNAVGLSGKDGNLATASKTKIEIDVEGKKSELVDVGLVGKIDKIDPTVILSLQEKGFIPVISPVAESESGESLNINADTFAGELAGALKAEKLILLTDTSGILIDGKLVTGLNRALVKDYIRKGDITGGMIPKVECCLSAIDQGVRRTHIIDGRVPHSILIEIFTDQGIGSLIE; this comes from the coding sequence ATGGAACATTCCTTTGAGAGGGTCAACAATATTCTGGAGGCCCTTCCCTATATTACGAAATACTCCGGGAAAACCGTGGTCATCAAATATGGCGGAGCCGCAATGGCAAAGGCTGACTTAAAGGAATCTTTTGCAAAAGATATCGTTCTTCTAAAATATGTAGGCATCCATCCGGTTATCGTACACGGAGGCGGGCCGGAGATCAATAGACTCTTGGAAAGTTTGAATATTCCGACCGAGTTCGTTCACGGACATAGGGTCACAAACGAAGAAACCATGGACGTGGTGGAAATGGTACTCACCGGAAAAGTAAATAAACAGATCGTTTCCATGATCAATAAAGAAAGTGGGAATGCAGTAGGACTTTCCGGAAAAGACGGAAATCTTGCAACCGCTTCCAAGACCAAAATTGAAATAGATGTAGAAGGCAAAAAATCCGAACTAGTAGATGTTGGTCTTGTGGGTAAGATCGACAAAATAGATCCAACTGTCATCCTATCTCTCCAAGAAAAAGGTTTTATCCCGGTTATTTCTCCTGTGGCAGAATCGGAATCAGGAGAATCCCTAAATATAAACGCAGATACTTTTGCGGGGGAATTAGCAGGAGCTTTAAAAGCAGAAAAGCTAATTTTACTGACCGACACGAGCGGAATATTGATCGACGGAAAACTTGTAACAGGTTTAAACCGTGCCTTAGTAAAAGATTATATTCGAAAAGGAGATATCACTGGAGGAATGATCCCTAAAGTAGAATGTTGTCTTTCTGCAATCGATCAAGGAGTAAGAAGGACTCATATTATTGACGGAAGAGTCCCCCATTCTATCCTGATCGAAATCTTTACCGATCAGGGAATCGGTTCCTTGATCGAATAA